A single region of the Solwaraspora sp. WMMD791 genome encodes:
- a CDS encoding P-loop NTPase fold protein codes for MSDGNWWVDDPIDEPSKDLFGRGPFVTRVVDLLDQIGSRPSSTVVGLVGPWGSGKTSTIQMIVAGLDLGRWGVTWINPWALSGPDAVVTELLGAIRAAVPEKSTAGARVRRQLSRYGVLATPALSLVPVVGSAATAVANEAIQRLADQGTTFQEQAEQVRDALDALARPILVVIDDVDRLQPEQLLAVFRAVRALGRLPYVHYVLAYDQETILDVLSATPIAYKNGARAVAFLEKIVTLRLEQPPVRLEHAESLFNTGLADALGRAAAPLNEDAQRRMGEEREVLLLRVLTEPRSVARLLAQIDIYLPLVGAAEVDVVDFITLTFLRTTYPRLYQAIALHRSALVDDTDLAGLRAEFDESGLARLDVPAPHTGRVAAALQRLFPCLTTDPVRSIVAQHQRRGRRRISDRDYIERYFALTSITGEISDDSLVRAIRDLAEGRRSVAVEDLTMALRPDLTDAHACARAARALRRAESLSTELSGGEAAAVIPYVFEQFDHLRVPSAGGFGPDEAATVWLAALLRRADGGPLPAIALRDPGLLPYMLKAIRMAVPEPGDATIARLVAQPPGSSWLADIVQVAYEATWARVQEHTRLGDTAPIEPVSLYVSRLESAFGDTDVDRRIATAVDEGLSIVHLAARLVDIEVVFASAGPHARIGGFDATAFLGRIGRRRVIAVRAHLDDAAAGTRPGALDRADVSWANRRRFAASTLIEALDAGTKEPGSLLPNPPEEQLHPFTNHRPSLIKDGGESLDLTLQVAVLLPAGHEIPARVPNGWGPPLGTREETLIAAMQGSPISSWLRARHSDWGVAAEPWFISNADGRFHTTAQSVARAATPGTLGQSQAIPVRAGAQLITGHISQSPHQQALLLTVGIGFHLAELDERHQPAEARARTVPLPAAFTLNGLFELTDALVRCVQTAKELWTQFDDQSSPPETALLHMSLIASEGLAAVVDLNSYPRQGTVTRTHYSKVYQYRSGPGDITAAALRDWLSEAGYRHHERAILDIWDPTHE; via the coding sequence TTGTCTGACGGCAACTGGTGGGTCGACGACCCGATCGATGAGCCGAGCAAGGACCTGTTCGGGCGCGGTCCGTTTGTGACCCGCGTGGTCGACTTACTTGACCAGATCGGCTCCCGGCCGAGCAGCACGGTGGTTGGGTTGGTCGGCCCGTGGGGCAGCGGTAAGACCAGCACGATCCAGATGATCGTGGCAGGACTCGACCTTGGTCGGTGGGGCGTCACTTGGATCAACCCGTGGGCGTTGTCCGGTCCTGATGCGGTCGTCACCGAGCTGCTCGGCGCGATCCGCGCCGCAGTACCGGAGAAGAGCACCGCCGGCGCACGGGTTCGGCGTCAGCTTTCCCGGTACGGCGTCCTGGCCACGCCAGCGCTGTCGTTGGTGCCGGTGGTCGGTAGTGCCGCGACCGCTGTGGCCAACGAGGCCATCCAGCGGCTTGCCGATCAGGGAACGACCTTTCAGGAGCAGGCAGAGCAGGTCCGCGACGCGCTAGATGCGCTGGCCCGACCGATACTGGTCGTCATCGACGATGTCGACCGGCTGCAGCCCGAGCAGCTGTTGGCGGTGTTCCGTGCGGTGCGCGCGCTGGGCCGGCTGCCGTACGTGCACTACGTCCTCGCGTACGACCAGGAGACCATCCTTGACGTGCTGTCCGCTACGCCGATCGCCTACAAGAACGGTGCCCGGGCCGTCGCGTTCTTGGAGAAGATCGTCACGTTGCGTCTCGAGCAGCCACCGGTCCGCCTGGAACACGCTGAGTCGCTGTTCAACACCGGCCTCGCTGACGCGCTCGGCCGAGCCGCCGCGCCGTTGAACGAGGATGCGCAACGCCGCATGGGCGAAGAGCGTGAGGTGCTGCTGTTGCGGGTTCTGACCGAGCCGCGCAGCGTGGCCCGGCTGCTCGCTCAGATCGATATCTACCTGCCACTGGTCGGCGCTGCTGAGGTCGATGTTGTCGACTTCATCACCCTGACATTCCTGCGAACCACCTATCCGCGTCTGTACCAGGCCATCGCCCTGCACCGCAGCGCACTCGTCGATGACACCGACCTCGCTGGCCTCCGTGCCGAATTCGACGAGTCGGGGCTGGCCCGGCTCGACGTCCCAGCGCCGCACACCGGTCGGGTCGCGGCCGCCCTGCAACGGCTCTTTCCATGTCTGACCACCGACCCGGTCAGATCGATAGTGGCCCAGCACCAGCGGCGCGGGCGGCGGCGGATCAGTGATCGCGACTACATCGAGCGGTATTTCGCCCTGACGTCCATCACCGGAGAGATTAGCGACGATAGTCTCGTTCGGGCCATCCGAGATCTGGCCGAGGGACGCCGTAGCGTGGCGGTCGAGGACCTGACCATGGCGTTACGACCGGACCTCACCGACGCTCATGCGTGCGCTCGGGCGGCCCGGGCACTCCGGCGGGCCGAGTCGCTGTCTACGGAGCTGTCAGGCGGCGAGGCCGCCGCAGTGATCCCGTACGTGTTCGAGCAGTTCGACCACCTTCGCGTTCCCTCAGCGGGCGGGTTCGGTCCTGACGAAGCAGCGACCGTTTGGCTCGCGGCGCTGCTGCGGCGGGCCGACGGCGGGCCGCTGCCCGCAATAGCGCTGAGAGATCCCGGTCTGCTGCCATATATGTTGAAGGCGATCCGGATGGCGGTCCCCGAGCCGGGCGACGCCACAATTGCGCGTCTCGTCGCCCAACCTCCCGGCTCGTCATGGCTTGCGGACATCGTTCAGGTCGCCTACGAAGCGACGTGGGCGCGGGTCCAGGAGCACACGCGTCTTGGCGACACCGCCCCCATCGAACCGGTGAGCCTGTACGTCTCCCGGCTGGAGTCTGCTTTCGGCGACACGGACGTCGACCGGCGGATCGCCACCGCAGTCGACGAGGGTCTGTCAATCGTGCATCTCGCGGCCCGGCTGGTCGACATCGAGGTCGTGTTTGCATCCGCTGGCCCTCACGCCCGGATCGGCGGATTCGACGCGACGGCGTTCCTGGGACGTATCGGCCGCCGCCGTGTTATTGCTGTGCGGGCGCACCTGGACGACGCTGCGGCGGGCACCCGGCCCGGCGCCCTCGACCGCGCCGACGTGTCGTGGGCGAACCGCCGCCGGTTCGCCGCCAGCACCCTCATCGAGGCCCTAGACGCCGGTACGAAGGAACCGGGCAGTCTGCTGCCGAACCCGCCCGAGGAACAACTCCACCCCTTCACCAACCACCGTCCGTCGTTGATAAAAGATGGAGGCGAATCGCTCGACCTGACGCTGCAGGTCGCCGTGCTGCTGCCTGCGGGCCACGAGATTCCTGCGCGTGTGCCCAACGGATGGGGTCCCCCACTCGGGACACGTGAAGAAACCCTGATCGCCGCGATGCAAGGCTCACCGATCAGCAGCTGGCTCCGGGCGCGCCACTCCGACTGGGGCGTAGCCGCCGAACCCTGGTTCATAAGCAATGCTGACGGTCGTTTCCACACCACCGCTCAATCGGTCGCTCGGGCCGCCACACCCGGCACTCTCGGCCAGAGTCAGGCAATTCCGGTCAGGGCCGGTGCCCAGCTCATCACCGGCCACATCTCGCAGAGCCCGCACCAGCAGGCGCTGCTGCTGACCGTCGGCATCGGATTCCACCTAGCAGAACTCGACGAACGGCATCAACCTGCGGAGGCGCGGGCCCGGACCGTACCCCTCCCCGCAGCGTTCACACTTAACGGCTTGTTCGAGCTCACCGACGCGCTTGTCCGGTGCGTGCAGACCGCGAAAGAGCTGTGGACACAATTCGACGACCAGTCATCCCCACCCGAAACCGCGCTCCTACACATGTCACTGATAGCTTCCGAAGGACTCGCCGCGGTCGTCGACCTCAACAGCTACCCACGGCAAGGCACTGTCACTCGTACTCACTACTCCAAGGTCTACCAGTACCGGTCAGGGCCCGGCGATATCACGGCGGCGGCATTGCGAGACTGGCTGAGCGAGGCCGGGTACCGTCACCACGAGCGGGCGATCCTGGATATCTGGGACCCCACGCACGAATAG
- a CDS encoding DUF2637 domain-containing protein, whose amino-acid sequence MAASVTANILHAQPNPISQAIAAWPPMALLITVELVTRVPVHRRTLGAIRVVAASTIAAIAAWISYHHMVGVVARYGETGTVPYLLPLSVDGLIIVASVSLVELAARRREVDNQPPTPATAPTTATAPTADSTPSTGDAMQARPSPLSEHPSTEADRPHFDVVTTNQHSAADHVPDDSGYGGDPASGTHEDGHPDTDDEAGEDVDLPPDLVPLLPAARAARDELTREGQTISRDALARRLRRNGHSIRNSGVSQMLAALRRETRTVDGSRPTTRSWHAGMP is encoded by the coding sequence GTGGCCGCCTCCGTCACCGCGAACATCCTGCACGCTCAGCCGAACCCGATCTCCCAGGCCATCGCGGCATGGCCACCAATGGCACTGCTCATCACGGTCGAGCTGGTCACCCGCGTACCCGTGCACCGCCGTACGCTCGGCGCCATCCGGGTGGTCGCCGCCTCGACCATCGCCGCAATCGCAGCCTGGATCAGCTACCACCACATGGTCGGAGTCGTCGCCCGATACGGCGAAACCGGAACCGTGCCCTACCTCCTACCGCTCTCGGTGGACGGGCTGATCATCGTCGCGTCGGTTTCACTCGTCGAACTCGCTGCCCGTCGTCGCGAGGTCGACAACCAACCGCCGACACCAGCCACGGCACCGACTACCGCCACCGCCCCGACCGCCGATTCAACGCCGAGCACAGGCGACGCGATGCAAGCGCGCCCAAGCCCCCTGTCGGAACACCCGAGCACCGAGGCCGACAGGCCGCACTTCGATGTCGTCACCACCAACCAGCACTCGGCAGCGGACCACGTGCCGGACGACTCCGGGTACGGAGGTGATCCGGCAAGTGGCACACACGAGGATGGTCACCCAGACACGGACGACGAGGCCGGCGAGGACGTTGATCTCCCGCCGGACCTGGTACCGCTGCTGCCCGCCGCCCGTGCCGCCCGCGACGAGCTGACCCGCGAAGGCCAGACCATCAGTCGGGATGCCCTCGCGCGTCGGCTACGCCGCAACGGCCACTCCATCCGCAACAGCGGCGTGTCGCAGATGCTCGCCGCGCTACGCCGCGAGACGCGAACGGTCGACGGCTCCCGTCCCACGACCCGTTCATGGCATGCCGGCATGCCATGA
- a CDS encoding BTAD domain-containing putative transcriptional regulator translates to MSRAFAVIARTVRALLAFAALTGFTAGVPWLLIVTAGWPLDWIGWPTLVAIPTASDLHTAVTSPWSDQMVLALLATIGWLLWAQFLRDTIIEIVETSAAASATRRGQPRPPASGRGPIRWVAAVLVGAIAGAVLFDAARTVTSPTANAAAADAAARRPAVTVTPAHTDTPQTPQQGPRPALTVTASATSTALPLSAHRDNPAVPVWARHAPGGTHQVVVGDNLWDLAATHLGDPYRWREIYKLNRGHEQPNGYALTDPDHIHVGWILALPARQATPATDAEAPAADSPGTSTPEADETARPEPAISATPAPSSPEPSASTPRTAEPSATADTAEADAPQADTDPADDEPTDQAGITLPTQGWISLGLAAAIAAVAGLLRLQRRRRARLTFPTPASLAPQPSPMPPSLAEADTVGSRNLGRSGHDHQPAVPAPVGLDADAAEVSLFQLPGPGIALLGDGAIPAARAVLAAVLTTNVTETAALRPVVVTTSTLLHQLLPEEAPAMGLDPDGTAYDGERLIVLADTAAAVTHAEEEMIGRRRLLDTFDANTITDLNTRTDHAETQPPYVLLIESASRHAARLQAVATHRAALDLHPVILGDYEGIHTVDVAADGITTGTGEPYPVTRLSTLGADGLAAILSMLTDALARPEAGTDVDDPPAETSPAAATIETTEPVPVQPDDAPALAQLRVLGPVTVATEAGPIATGMRTGSYTVLALLAAHPAGRTLDQLAAALHPDADPSAAVKRVRTDITSARRVLRTATGHEEPMFIVYDPATGRYQLDHETVTVDLWQMLTAINQATTATDEQTALAALRHATGLYAGDFAEGHDHTWATDYATSYRHQILAAHARIAEILETDHPDQAVAALERAANLDPVNEELYQRIMRIHGRQHRPDAVRRTLRRLEERLADLGDAEPSQATRRVAERQLRPTAPVAGTRP, encoded by the coding sequence ATGTCCCGCGCCTTCGCCGTCATCGCCCGGACCGTGCGCGCCCTGCTCGCGTTCGCCGCGCTGACCGGCTTCACCGCCGGGGTCCCGTGGCTGCTGATCGTCACCGCAGGCTGGCCCCTCGATTGGATCGGCTGGCCAACCCTCGTAGCCATACCGACCGCGAGCGACCTGCACACTGCGGTCACGAGTCCGTGGTCCGATCAGATGGTCCTTGCGCTGCTCGCCACGATCGGCTGGTTGCTGTGGGCACAGTTCCTCCGCGACACCATCATCGAGATCGTCGAGACGTCCGCCGCCGCGTCAGCAACCCGACGCGGCCAGCCCCGACCCCCGGCGAGTGGACGCGGCCCAATTCGCTGGGTTGCCGCTGTGCTCGTCGGAGCGATCGCCGGAGCCGTGCTGTTCGACGCCGCCCGTACCGTCACCAGCCCCACCGCCAACGCTGCTGCCGCTGACGCCGCCGCCCGTCGCCCAGCTGTGACCGTCACCCCAGCACACACCGACACCCCACAGACGCCGCAGCAAGGCCCACGCCCAGCGCTAACCGTCACCGCATCCGCCACCAGCACCGCGCTCCCACTCAGCGCCCACCGAGACAATCCCGCCGTCCCCGTCTGGGCACGCCACGCCCCAGGAGGGACACACCAGGTCGTCGTCGGAGACAACCTGTGGGACCTGGCCGCGACCCACCTTGGCGACCCATACCGTTGGCGGGAGATCTACAAACTCAACCGGGGACACGAGCAGCCCAACGGCTACGCCCTCACCGACCCCGACCACATTCACGTCGGCTGGATTCTCGCTCTCCCCGCACGTCAGGCGACACCCGCGACCGACGCCGAGGCCCCCGCCGCCGACAGTCCAGGCACCAGTACACCAGAGGCCGACGAAACAGCACGACCTGAGCCGGCAATCAGTGCTACGCCAGCGCCTAGCAGCCCAGAGCCAAGCGCGTCGACACCGCGTACCGCCGAACCGAGCGCAACCGCCGACACGGCCGAAGCCGACGCACCCCAAGCGGACACCGATCCGGCCGACGACGAGCCGACCGACCAGGCCGGCATCACGCTGCCTACGCAGGGCTGGATCAGCCTCGGCCTGGCCGCCGCCATCGCTGCCGTCGCCGGACTGCTACGCCTACAACGACGACGCCGCGCCCGCCTCACCTTCCCGACACCGGCCAGCCTCGCACCGCAACCATCCCCGATGCCACCGTCCCTCGCCGAAGCCGACACGGTTGGCAGCCGCAACCTCGGCCGCAGCGGTCATGACCACCAGCCTGCCGTACCGGCACCGGTCGGCCTCGACGCCGACGCCGCCGAGGTCAGCCTGTTCCAGCTACCCGGCCCCGGCATCGCCTTGCTCGGCGACGGAGCCATCCCGGCGGCCCGCGCCGTCCTCGCCGCCGTCCTCACCACCAACGTCACGGAGACCGCCGCTCTACGGCCCGTGGTCGTCACCACCAGCACCCTGCTTCACCAGCTCCTCCCCGAGGAAGCCCCGGCGATGGGCCTGGACCCCGACGGCACCGCCTACGACGGGGAACGACTCATCGTCCTCGCCGACACCGCAGCGGCCGTTACCCACGCTGAAGAAGAAATGATCGGCCGCAGACGACTGCTGGACACCTTCGACGCAAACACCATCACCGACCTCAACACCCGCACCGACCACGCCGAGACCCAGCCGCCGTACGTGCTGCTCATCGAGTCGGCCAGCCGCCACGCCGCCCGGCTCCAAGCCGTCGCCACCCACCGCGCGGCCCTAGACCTGCACCCCGTGATCCTCGGCGACTACGAAGGCATCCATACCGTCGATGTCGCCGCAGACGGCATCACGACAGGCACCGGCGAGCCGTACCCCGTGACGAGGCTGTCCACCCTGGGCGCCGATGGCCTCGCCGCCATCCTGAGCATGCTCACCGACGCCCTCGCCCGCCCCGAGGCCGGCACCGACGTCGACGACCCGCCCGCCGAGACCTCCCCAGCCGCAGCGACCATCGAGACGACCGAGCCGGTGCCCGTCCAACCCGACGACGCACCGGCCCTGGCACAGCTCCGCGTACTCGGCCCGGTCACCGTCGCCACCGAAGCCGGCCCGATTGCGACCGGAATGCGCACCGGCTCGTACACCGTCCTGGCCCTGCTCGCCGCCCACCCCGCCGGCCGGACCCTTGACCAACTCGCCGCCGCCCTGCACCCCGATGCCGACCCGTCCGCCGCCGTCAAACGGGTACGCACGGACATCACCTCAGCCCGACGGGTGCTGCGCACCGCAACCGGCCACGAGGAACCCATGTTCATCGTCTACGACCCCGCCACCGGCCGATACCAGCTCGACCACGAGACCGTCACAGTGGACCTCTGGCAGATGCTCACCGCCATCAACCAGGCCACCACCGCCACCGACGAGCAGACGGCCCTCGCCGCCCTACGCCACGCCACCGGCCTCTACGCAGGTGACTTCGCCGAAGGCCACGACCACACCTGGGCCACCGACTACGCCACCAGCTACCGCCACCAGATTCTCGCCGCCCACGCCCGCATCGCCGAAATTCTCGAAACCGACCACCCCGACCAAGCCGTCGCCGCCCTCGAACGCGCAGCCAACCTCGACCCGGTCAACGAAGAGCTGTACCAGCGGATCATGCGCATCCACGGCCGCCAGCACCGCCCCGACGCCGTACGACGCACCCTGCGCCGGCTGGAGGAACGCCTCGCCGACCTCGGCGACGCCGAACCCTCCCAGGCCACCCGTCGCGTCGCCGAACGCCAGCTCCGACCCACCGCCCCCGTCGCCGGGACACGACCATGA
- a CDS encoding pilus assembly protein TadG-related protein produces MRQPGADRWWRLRERAGDDSGQVTAFAVLMIIALLAVAGLVLDAGLALTEKVRALDIAQAAARAGAQELDLYQYRTRNIAELDPPRAASAARAWLASAGATGEATATATTVTVTVHRTSNTQLLQVVGVHQLDVSATATATAVQGVTGPTT; encoded by the coding sequence ATGAGGCAACCCGGAGCCGACCGCTGGTGGCGGCTACGCGAACGCGCCGGAGACGACTCCGGCCAGGTGACCGCGTTCGCCGTACTCATGATCATCGCCCTGCTCGCAGTCGCAGGGCTCGTCCTCGACGCCGGGCTCGCCCTGACCGAGAAGGTCCGCGCCCTCGACATCGCCCAGGCCGCAGCACGCGCCGGAGCGCAGGAACTGGACCTATACCAGTACCGCACCCGCAACATCGCCGAACTCGACCCGCCCCGCGCCGCGTCGGCGGCACGCGCATGGCTCGCCTCGGCAGGCGCCACGGGCGAGGCCACCGCCACGGCGACCACCGTTACCGTCACCGTGCACCGCACGAGCAACACCCAGCTCCTGCAAGTCGTCGGCGTACACCAACTCGACGTCTCCGCGACCGCTACCGCGACCGCCGTGCAAGGCGTCACCGGCCCCACCACCTGA
- a CDS encoding TadE/TadG family type IV pilus assembly protein codes for MKAATRARLGQRATGGDRGTSTTEAALVTPLLVAVMLFVVLCGRLVSAQMDLDAAASAAARSASLARTDAAAHAAADHTARETLAARAVTCQQVSVTVATGGLQPGGAVTVTLACTVPLSDLALLSVPGTRTLAATATSPIDAWRGGAL; via the coding sequence ATGAAGGCTGCTACGCGCGCCCGGCTTGGTCAGCGAGCCACGGGCGGCGACCGAGGGACGAGCACCACCGAGGCTGCGCTCGTGACCCCGCTGCTGGTCGCCGTCATGCTGTTCGTGGTGCTCTGCGGGCGGCTGGTCTCCGCACAGATGGACCTCGACGCCGCCGCCAGCGCCGCCGCCCGGTCCGCCTCCCTCGCCCGCACCGACGCCGCCGCCCACGCCGCCGCTGACCACACCGCCCGGGAGACCCTCGCCGCCCGCGCCGTCACCTGCCAGCAGGTCAGCGTCACCGTCGCCACCGGTGGACTCCAGCCAGGCGGGGCAGTCACCGTCACCCTGGCCTGCACCGTTCCCCTGTCCGACCTCGCACTGCTGTCCGTCCCCGGAACCCGCACCCTGGCGGCCACAGCGACCTCCCCAATCGACGCCTGGCGCGGAGGCGCACTATGA
- a CDS encoding TadE family protein has protein sequence MPPTTTVAERRAERRPSPALGAARRLRARCRRVAAGSDTGAATAELAISMPLLLLIVMFVIQAGVFMHATHIAQSAANRAANTAAGYQSSAATGRDAGQQTLAAIGDGVLKDPSVSVTRTATEVRTEITGTAATVVPGVRWSVRATVVRPVERFVPDDGAAP, from the coding sequence ATGCCGCCGACCACCACCGTCGCGGAGCGCCGCGCCGAGCGCCGACCCTCCCCGGCGCTCGGCGCGGCCAGGCGGCTACGCGCCCGATGCCGCCGCGTTGCCGCCGGCTCCGACACCGGCGCCGCGACAGCCGAGCTGGCCATCTCGATGCCGCTACTACTCCTCATCGTCATGTTCGTGATCCAGGCCGGAGTGTTCATGCACGCCACCCACATCGCCCAGAGTGCCGCGAACCGCGCGGCCAACACCGCCGCCGGCTACCAGTCCAGCGCCGCCACCGGCCGCGACGCGGGCCAGCAGACCCTCGCCGCGATCGGCGACGGAGTACTCAAGGACCCGTCGGTGTCGGTGACCCGCACCGCCACCGAGGTCCGCACCGAGATCACCGGCACCGCCGCGACCGTGGTCCCCGGCGTACGGTGGTCGGTCCGAGCCACGGTCGTACGACCCGTTGAGCGCTTCGTCCCAGACGACGGAGCCGCACCATGA
- a CDS encoding type II secretion system F family protein gives MTGLVLLAGLGTGLGLWLMVVGWFPRPPRLDKALDAPYGIDVVDAAATAPPVGWSGRWGRPAVRWLRRAGLPLASTRRDLATVDKPVEVHLAEQATAAVFGLLLPPAAASLLALAGVGTGVTMPAAASLLLGVAGFLAPELSVRSEAAKHRAAFRDALSSFLDLVVISLASGAGVDQALDDAAKVGSGPAYTELRYALAEARLARVPPWDILAALGRRVAVAELQQLAATVGLAGTEGAKVRASLRSRAIALRARQLTDAEGEANAATERMALPIVALFAGFLIFLGYPAMAAVLGGL, from the coding sequence ATGACCGGCCTGGTGTTGCTGGCCGGGCTCGGCACCGGCCTCGGATTGTGGCTGATGGTGGTGGGCTGGTTTCCCCGTCCACCTCGGTTGGACAAAGCCCTCGACGCCCCGTACGGCATCGACGTGGTCGATGCCGCCGCCACCGCCCCGCCGGTGGGGTGGTCGGGGCGGTGGGGCCGTCCGGCGGTGCGGTGGCTGCGCCGCGCCGGGCTGCCGCTTGCCTCGACCCGCCGGGACCTCGCCACCGTCGACAAGCCGGTGGAGGTGCACCTGGCCGAGCAGGCGACCGCGGCAGTGTTCGGGCTCCTGCTGCCTCCCGCCGCCGCGTCGCTGCTCGCCCTGGCCGGAGTGGGCACCGGCGTGACGATGCCGGCCGCCGCGTCGCTGCTGCTCGGCGTGGCCGGGTTCCTCGCCCCGGAACTGTCGGTGCGGTCGGAGGCCGCCAAGCACCGGGCCGCGTTCCGCGACGCCCTGTCGTCGTTCCTCGATCTGGTCGTGATCAGCCTCGCCTCGGGGGCCGGCGTGGATCAAGCGCTCGATGACGCCGCGAAGGTCGGCTCCGGTCCTGCCTACACCGAACTGCGCTACGCCCTGGCCGAGGCGCGGCTGGCCCGGGTACCGCCGTGGGACATCCTCGCAGCCCTCGGCCGCCGGGTCGCCGTCGCCGAGTTGCAGCAGCTCGCCGCCACCGTCGGGCTAGCCGGCACCGAGGGGGCCAAGGTCCGCGCGTCCCTGCGGTCCCGCGCCATCGCCCTCCGCGCCCGGCAACTCACCGACGCCGAGGGCGAGGCGAATGCCGCGACCGAACGGATGGCGCTGCCCATCGTCGCCCTGTTCGCCGGCTTCCTGATCTTCCTCGGCTATCCCGCGATGGCCGCCGTCCTCGGCGGTCTCTAG
- a CDS encoding type II secretion system F family protein produces MVVMVLTVPLAAVLGAATAFGLLLVTWGLLSHDDNGPVDSTTQSWWSRLAATRGPVDRRRVALCLAVGVAVGVVTRWPVAAGLAAAGTWMLPAIIGPDRDHARRVARIEAIATWTEALRDNLSGAAGLEQAITASAIESPEPIREEVTRLAVRLQRSWRLPDALRGFADELADPTADLVVAGLVMAARGSAGQLGDVLGELAASARAKVASRQRVAAARKRNRTSARVIVGATLAMAGMLALLNRGYLAPFDTPAGQLVLLAAGGCFALAFVWLGRLMRDRDTSRVLAGAAAPDESRPVPT; encoded by the coding sequence GTGGTGGTGATGGTGTTGACGGTGCCCCTCGCCGCCGTGCTGGGGGCCGCAACCGCGTTCGGGCTGCTGCTGGTCACCTGGGGACTGTTGTCTCACGATGACAACGGGCCCGTCGACTCCACCACGCAGTCGTGGTGGTCGAGGCTCGCAGCCACCCGTGGCCCGGTTGACCGGCGTCGGGTGGCGCTGTGCCTGGCCGTCGGCGTGGCCGTCGGGGTGGTGACGCGCTGGCCGGTCGCAGCAGGTCTGGCAGCGGCCGGGACGTGGATGCTGCCGGCCATCATCGGCCCGGACCGCGACCACGCCCGCCGGGTGGCCCGGATCGAGGCCATCGCCACCTGGACGGAGGCGTTGCGGGACAACCTGTCCGGCGCGGCCGGGCTGGAGCAGGCGATCACCGCCAGCGCGATCGAATCTCCGGAGCCGATCCGCGAAGAGGTAACCCGACTCGCGGTGCGTCTGCAGCGCAGTTGGCGGCTCCCGGACGCGCTGCGCGGGTTCGCCGACGAGCTGGCCGATCCGACCGCTGATCTTGTGGTCGCCGGGCTGGTGATGGCCGCGCGGGGCAGCGCCGGGCAACTCGGCGACGTCCTGGGTGAGCTGGCCGCGTCGGCGCGGGCAAAGGTGGCCTCCCGGCAACGCGTCGCCGCAGCCCGCAAACGCAACCGCACCTCCGCGCGGGTCATCGTCGGTGCGACCCTGGCTATGGCCGGGATGCTGGCCCTACTCAACCGGGGCTACCTCGCCCCGTTCGACACCCCCGCCGGTCAGCTGGTGCTCCTGGCCGCCGGCGGCTGCTTCGCGTTGGCGTTTGTATGGCTTGGCCGGCTCATGCGTGACCGAGATACCTCCAGGGTCTTGGCGGGTGCCGCCGCGCCGGACGAGTCGCGGCCGGTGCCGACATGA